One genomic window of Comamonas serinivorans includes the following:
- a CDS encoding sulfite exporter TauE/SafE family protein, with product MELFIVSLASLLAGAIDSIVGGGGLILVPALFAVYPSAAPPTLLGTNKSASVWGTAFATWQYARRVQISWPVMLPAFGAALLGSLAGAYTVTVINPDFLRKALPLILLAVLAYTLWQKKLGTDHRPSGNLTRQRTLACAIGLVIGWYDGFFGPGTGSFFIFLFVRLLGYDFLNASASAKLLNVATNLAAIALFASKGYIWWHVGLTMAVANVAGSLLGARLALRYGSGFVRWVFVLVVSLLILKTGLDAIRTW from the coding sequence ATGGAATTGTTCATCGTCAGCCTGGCGTCCCTGCTTGCAGGGGCCATCGACTCCATCGTGGGCGGTGGCGGCCTCATCCTGGTGCCGGCCCTGTTTGCGGTCTACCCCAGCGCCGCGCCGCCGACCCTGCTGGGCACGAACAAGTCCGCGTCGGTCTGGGGCACGGCCTTTGCCACCTGGCAATACGCGCGCCGCGTCCAGATCAGCTGGCCGGTCATGCTGCCCGCTTTTGGTGCAGCCCTGCTGGGCTCGCTGGCCGGGGCCTACACGGTCACGGTCATCAACCCCGACTTCCTGCGCAAGGCCCTGCCGCTGATCCTGCTGGCCGTGCTGGCCTACACCCTGTGGCAGAAAAAGCTCGGCACCGACCACCGCCCCAGCGGCAACCTGACCCGGCAGCGCACCCTGGCCTGCGCCATCGGCCTGGTCATCGGCTGGTACGACGGCTTCTTTGGCCCCGGCACCGGCAGCTTCTTCATCTTCCTGTTCGTGCGCCTGCTGGGCTACGACTTCCTGAACGCCTCGGCGAGTGCCAAATTGCTCAACGTGGCCACCAACCTGGCGGCCATCGCCCTGTTCGCCAGCAAGGGCTACATCTGGTGGCACGTGGGCCTGACCATGGCCGTGGCGAACGTGGCCGGCAGCCTGCTCGGCGCTCGCCTGGCGCTGCGCTACGGCTCGGGCTTCGTGCGCTGGGTGTTCGTGCTGGTGGTCAGCCTGCTGATCCTGAAGACCGGGCTGGATGCCATCCGCACTTGGTGA
- a CDS encoding sulfite exporter TauE/SafE family protein — MQWSQYLLFFVLVGLASVAQNLTGFAFSLILVGLAGATGLMPIAEASNVAMLLSLVNGVTYLRHHPFTPDWRLLKPMLGLSIVGVGLGWALLSWLDGNTLNGLRMALGVVIVACAVLLMLQKRQQRERQASPPQALWLASLSSGLLGGLFSTAGPPIVYHLYRQPLAAELIRQCLVVQFLLTSLVRTGLVVGTGSLRMSAIVTTAVAVPLVWGVTRWQAKHPLRLPQGVVDALVCGLLLLAGLSLFVPR; from the coding sequence ATGCAGTGGTCGCAATACCTGCTGTTCTTCGTGCTGGTCGGCCTGGCCAGCGTGGCGCAGAACCTGACCGGGTTCGCGTTCTCGCTCATCCTCGTGGGCCTGGCCGGCGCCACGGGCCTGATGCCGATCGCCGAAGCCTCGAACGTGGCCATGCTGCTGTCGCTGGTCAACGGCGTGACCTACCTGCGCCACCACCCGTTCACGCCCGATTGGCGCCTGCTCAAGCCCATGCTCGGCCTGTCCATCGTGGGCGTCGGACTGGGTTGGGCCCTGCTCAGCTGGCTCGACGGCAACACGCTGAACGGCCTGCGGATGGCGCTGGGCGTCGTCATCGTGGCCTGCGCCGTGCTGCTGATGCTGCAAAAGCGCCAGCAGCGCGAGCGTCAAGCATCGCCGCCCCAGGCGCTGTGGCTGGCCTCGCTCTCGTCGGGCTTGCTGGGCGGCCTGTTTTCGACGGCGGGCCCGCCCATCGTCTACCACCTGTACCGCCAGCCCCTGGCGGCAGAGCTGATCCGGCAGTGCCTGGTGGTGCAATTCCTGCTGACCAGCCTGGTGCGCACCGGGCTGGTGGTGGGCACGGGCAGCCTGCGCATGTCGGCGATCGTGACCACGGCCGTGGCCGTGCCCCTGGTGTGGGGCGTGACGCGCTGGCAGGCCAAGCATCCCTTGCGCCTGCCCCAAGGCGTGGTCGACGCCCTGGTGTGCGGCCTGCTGCTGCTCGCCGGCCTCAGCCTGTTCGTGCCGCGCTGA
- a CDS encoding pseudouridine synthase, whose amino-acid sequence MATPAPSPRPILSAGKRRPAADSGPSDGAGPRAPGLGRPGDRPRSGVPRNVYVAGAAREQYGAGERDERRPPGNGNPGRWSDAGERRPSRGADDRRTPPGAGPRWAEPGREGRRMAQGGGGSPYRQEGERRETPWGARRDEGRPSGAGRERPRQADDRASGRAGGREFGPRAGDHRGSGAPRPRDDAWREGARDGFRGSARGGPREAGGRRDDGWRNAPRDDARGPSRGQPYGAPARPSSRPPHGTPYGTPHGQARGPSQGGSDDRFFSAGRDDRPARGAPGRWRDDGPRRDERGARGAMAPGGLRAVRQPLAGRDGAPADRHESTRDRGDAPTEVAGAQPVPQAPARGAPAIGERLNKRLADMRLCSRREADAWIENGWVLVNGQPAVVGQRVRPTDEVQVDERAKVKQAERVTILINKPMGYVSGQAEDGHEPAASLINAQSRWRGDANSRRFASWQLRGLAPAGRLDIDSVGLLVLTQDGRVARDIIGEASEVDKEYLVRVHYPQGDRVVERDVQAVFPPEQLARLRHGLELDGKPLLPAEVEWQNPEQLRFVLREGKKRQIRRMCELVGLHVVGLKRIRIGGVLLGNLPTGQWRYLGPHERF is encoded by the coding sequence ATGGCTACACCCGCCCCCTCTCCCCGCCCCATCCTCAGTGCCGGCAAGCGCCGCCCTGCCGCCGACTCGGGGCCATCCGACGGCGCCGGGCCGCGCGCGCCGGGCCTCGGCCGGCCAGGTGATCGGCCCCGATCCGGGGTGCCGCGCAACGTGTACGTGGCCGGTGCCGCCCGCGAGCAATACGGTGCGGGCGAGCGCGACGAGCGCCGCCCACCCGGCAACGGCAACCCCGGGCGCTGGTCGGACGCGGGTGAGCGGCGCCCGTCGCGCGGCGCCGACGACCGTCGCACGCCTCCGGGTGCCGGCCCACGATGGGCCGAGCCGGGCCGCGAAGGGCGTCGCATGGCGCAGGGCGGCGGCGGTTCGCCGTACCGGCAGGAGGGCGAGCGGCGCGAGACGCCCTGGGGCGCTCGCCGTGACGAGGGCCGCCCGTCGGGTGCCGGGCGCGAACGCCCGCGTCAGGCGGACGACCGAGCAAGCGGCCGTGCGGGTGGCCGGGAATTCGGTCCACGCGCAGGCGACCACCGCGGCAGCGGTGCGCCACGGCCGCGCGACGACGCGTGGCGCGAGGGCGCGCGTGACGGTTTTCGGGGCAGTGCCCGCGGGGGGCCGCGCGAGGCCGGCGGGCGTCGTGACGACGGGTGGCGGAACGCGCCGCGTGACGATGCCCGCGGTCCGTCGCGGGGTCAGCCCTACGGTGCGCCCGCCCGGCCCTCATCCCGCCCGCCTCACGGCACGCCTTACGGCACGCCGCATGGCCAAGCTCGCGGCCCATCCCAGGGCGGGTCCGATGACCGGTTCTTCTCGGCCGGACGTGACGACCGGCCGGCCCGCGGGGCACCAGGCCGTTGGCGCGACGACGGCCCCCGTCGCGACGAACGCGGTGCGCGAGGCGCGATGGCCCCCGGTGGGCTGCGCGCGGTGCGCCAGCCCCTGGCGGGCCGCGATGGCGCACCGGCTGACCGCCACGAGTCCACGCGCGACCGGGGCGACGCACCCACCGAAGTGGCTGGGGCCCAGCCGGTGCCCCAGGCCCCGGCGCGGGGGGCGCCCGCCATTGGCGAGCGGCTGAACAAGCGCCTGGCCGACATGCGCCTGTGCTCGCGCCGCGAGGCCGATGCCTGGATCGAGAACGGCTGGGTGCTGGTCAACGGCCAGCCTGCCGTGGTGGGCCAGCGCGTGCGCCCCACCGACGAGGTGCAGGTGGACGAGCGCGCCAAGGTCAAGCAGGCCGAGCGCGTGACCATCCTCATCAACAAGCCCATGGGCTACGTCAGCGGCCAGGCCGAGGACGGCCACGAGCCGGCGGCCAGCCTCATCAATGCCCAGAGCCGCTGGCGCGGCGATGCCAACAGCCGCCGGTTTGCCAGTTGGCAGCTGCGCGGCCTGGCCCCTGCGGGGCGCCTGGACATCGATTCGGTGGGCCTGCTGGTGCTGACGCAGGACGGTCGCGTGGCGCGCGACATCATTGGCGAGGCGTCCGAGGTCGACAAGGAATACCTGGTGCGCGTGCATTACCCACAAGGCGACCGCGTGGTCGAGCGCGATGTGCAGGCCGTGTTCCCGCCCGAGCAGCTCGCGCGGCTGCGCCACGGCCTTGAGCTGGACGGCAAGCCCCTGCTGCCGGCCGAGGTGGAGTGGCAAAACCCCGAGCAGTTGCGCTTTGTGCTGCGCGAAGGCAAGAAGCGCCAGATCCGCCGCATGTGCGAGCTGGTCGGGCTGCACGTGGTCGGCCTCAAGCGCATCCGCATCGGCGGCGTGCTGCTGGGCAACCTGCCCACGGGGCAATGGCGCTACCTGGGGCCGCACGAGCGTTTTTGA
- a CDS encoding glutamate-5-semialdehyde dehydrogenase, whose product MNASNIADYMHGVGRQAKLASALMAAAQAATKNQALRALAALLRASEADLARANALDIARAEANGLAAPMVDRLRLTPKVIETCAQGCEQLAGMADVIGEIIGMKQQPSGIRVGQMRVPIGVFGMIYESRPNVTIEAASLAIKSGNACVLRGGSEAIESNKALAKLVREALLAAGLPEHGVQLVETTDRAAVGQLIAMPAFVDVIIPRGGKGLIERISAEAKVPVIKHLDGNCHSYVDDPCDIALAVRVVENAKTQKYSPCNATESLLVAQGVAQAFLPRMAAVFAAKGVEMRCDPQALAIVQAAGVAQLQAVPASEADWDEEYLAPIIAVKVVAGLDEAIAHINRHGSHHTDAILTKDHRHAQRFLREVDSASVMVNTSTRFADGFEFGLGAEIGISTDKFHARGPVGIEGLTSLKYVVLGDGEVRQ is encoded by the coding sequence ATGAATGCCTCGAACATTGCCGATTACATGCATGGCGTCGGCCGCCAGGCCAAGCTGGCGTCGGCGCTGATGGCCGCGGCCCAGGCCGCCACCAAGAACCAGGCCCTGCGCGCGCTGGCCGCGCTGCTGCGCGCGTCCGAAGCCGACCTGGCGCGGGCCAACGCGCTCGACATCGCCCGCGCCGAGGCCAACGGCCTGGCGGCGCCCATGGTCGACCGCCTGCGCCTCACGCCCAAGGTGATCGAGACCTGCGCCCAGGGCTGCGAGCAGCTGGCCGGCATGGCCGACGTGATCGGCGAGATCATCGGCATGAAGCAGCAGCCCAGCGGCATCCGCGTGGGCCAGATGCGCGTGCCCATCGGCGTGTTCGGCATGATTTACGAGAGCCGGCCCAACGTGACCATCGAGGCCGCCAGCCTGGCCATCAAGAGCGGCAACGCCTGCGTGCTGCGTGGCGGCTCCGAGGCCATCGAGTCGAACAAGGCGCTGGCCAAGCTGGTGCGCGAGGCGCTGCTGGCCGCGGGCCTGCCCGAGCACGGCGTGCAGCTGGTGGAGACGACCGACCGCGCGGCCGTGGGGCAGCTCATCGCCATGCCGGCCTTCGTCGACGTCATCATCCCGCGCGGCGGCAAGGGCCTGATCGAGCGCATCAGCGCCGAGGCCAAAGTCCCGGTCATCAAGCACCTGGACGGCAACTGCCACAGCTACGTGGACGACCCCTGCGACATCGCGCTGGCCGTGCGCGTGGTCGAGAACGCCAAGACGCAGAAGTACAGCCCCTGCAACGCCACCGAATCGCTGCTGGTGGCCCAGGGCGTGGCCCAGGCCTTTCTGCCGCGCATGGCGGCCGTGTTCGCGGCCAAGGGCGTGGAGATGCGCTGCGACCCCCAGGCCCTGGCCATCGTGCAGGCGGCGGGCGTGGCGCAGCTGCAGGCCGTGCCGGCCAGCGAGGCGGACTGGGACGAGGAGTACCTGGCGCCCATCATCGCCGTGAAGGTGGTGGCGGGCCTGGACGAGGCCATCGCCCACATCAACCGCCATGGCAGCCACCACACCGATGCCATCCTGACCAAGGACCACCGCCATGCCCAGCGCTTCCTGCGCGAGGTCGATTCGGCCAGCGTCATGGTGAACACCAGCACCCGCTTTGCCGACGGCTTCGAGTTTGGCCTGGGGGCGGAAATCGGCATTTCGACCGACAAGTTCCACGCCCGCGGGCCGGTCGGCATCGAGGGACTGACCTCGCTGAAGTACGTGGTGCTGGGCGACGGCGAAGTGCGCCAGTGA
- the gshA gene encoding glutamate--cysteine ligase: MVPHLLTALQGPISELEQRILESTPAIERWFRLEWMEHTPAVYSAVAIRNAGYKLAPTQVDLFPSGWNRLSDAMVPLAAQAAQAAVEKFCPDARNLLIVPHNGAQRDADYLLSLSRLRQIFSQAGLHVRLGSIDPDVSKTLSLKLPSGEQLALEPAVRSQGRLQLKHFDPCAILLNSDLYDGVPGILEDLNDQYMLPPLQASWATRLRSRDLVHYEEISKRFGKMLGIDPWLIHPIEEAVGLVDLSTEDGVARVRASVDSVLARIRRKCKEYGIGERPFVTVKLDNGGDEAGVMTLRDASELPGPSAVQPHLARLIVQEGLQTSERVGQAVAEPVIYTIDRYVVGAYYRCNTRLTEFDSLDAADTTFAALPFARVDVAEAAQEPNRFYMHGVIARLAMLATSYELEAAELDADGR, translated from the coding sequence ATGGTTCCACACCTTCTCACCGCCTTGCAGGGGCCCATCAGCGAGCTGGAGCAGCGCATCCTCGAATCGACGCCAGCCATCGAACGCTGGTTTCGCCTGGAATGGATGGAGCACACGCCCGCCGTGTACAGCGCGGTCGCCATCCGCAACGCGGGCTACAAGCTGGCGCCCACGCAGGTCGACCTGTTTCCCAGCGGCTGGAATCGCCTGTCCGATGCCATGGTGCCGCTGGCGGCCCAGGCGGCGCAGGCGGCCGTTGAAAAATTCTGTCCCGATGCGCGCAACCTGCTGATCGTGCCGCACAACGGGGCCCAGCGCGATGCCGACTACCTGCTCAGCCTCTCCCGCCTGCGCCAGATCTTCAGCCAGGCGGGCCTGCACGTCCGCCTGGGCTCCATCGACCCCGATGTGTCCAAGACGCTGAGCCTGAAGCTGCCCAGCGGCGAACAACTGGCGCTCGAGCCGGCGGTGCGCAGCCAGGGCCGGCTGCAGCTCAAGCATTTCGACCCCTGCGCCATCCTGCTCAACAGCGACCTCTACGACGGCGTGCCCGGCATCCTCGAGGACCTGAACGACCAGTACATGCTGCCGCCGCTGCAGGCCAGCTGGGCCACGCGGCTGCGTTCGCGCGACCTGGTGCACTACGAGGAAATCAGCAAGCGCTTCGGCAAGATGCTGGGCATCGACCCCTGGTTGATCCACCCCATCGAAGAAGCCGTGGGCCTGGTGGACCTGAGCACCGAAGACGGCGTGGCGCGCGTGCGGGCCAGCGTGGATTCGGTGCTGGCGCGCATCCGCCGCAAGTGCAAGGAATATGGCATTGGCGAGCGCCCCTTCGTCACCGTGAAGCTGGACAACGGCGGCGATGAAGCCGGCGTGATGACGCTGCGCGACGCCAGCGAACTGCCCGGGCCGTCTGCCGTGCAGCCGCACCTGGCGCGCCTGATTGTGCAGGAAGGCCTGCAGACCAGCGAGCGCGTGGGCCAGGCCGTGGCCGAGCCGGTGATCTACACCATCGACCGCTACGTGGTGGGTGCCTACTACCGCTGCAACACCCGGTTGACCGAGTTCGACAGCTTGGACGCCGCCGACACCACGTTTGCGGCGCTGCCGTTTGCGCGCGTGGACGTGGCCGAGGCCGCCCAGGAGCCCAACCGGTTTTACATGCATGGCGTGATTGCCCGGCTGGCCATGCTGGCCACCAGCTACGAGCTGGAAGCCGCCGAGCTGGACGCGGACGGCCGATAA
- a CDS encoding ATP-binding protein, giving the protein MVAHVKAIIRQQDASTQLLHTMAGLNTAEAIDDLTDAHAEANNAKLARLQTYQTALTVYSAGLLLLLTFMGIKALRHFQDIQQANAALEHAYDELKESQVHQVQTEKMSALGQMVAGIAHEINTPLAYLKATFNVIQEQLLPLERVVNDSHVLALSLRGKPAAAGLEQQVALVDEGALRAIQGGIFNELGTLTQDGIHGVDQISEIVVNLKNFSRLDREKVLGFSIENGLDSTLLLARNLIKYTVTVVKDYGHVPRVVGAPSQINQVFLNLITNAAHAMPQRPVEENIIRLRTRLLADEHMVQIEVEDNGKGIPPDDLPKVFDPFFTTKPIGQGTGMGLSISYKIIREHGGRIMVKSTVGVGTTFSVWLPIEAGQDDTAPASAQGPRALLD; this is encoded by the coding sequence GTGGTCGCGCACGTGAAGGCCATCATCCGGCAGCAGGATGCGAGCACCCAGCTGCTGCACACCATGGCCGGCCTGAACACGGCCGAGGCCATCGACGACCTGACCGACGCGCATGCCGAGGCCAACAACGCCAAGCTGGCCCGCCTGCAGACCTACCAGACCGCCTTGACCGTGTACTCCGCGGGCCTGCTGCTGCTGCTGACCTTCATGGGCATCAAGGCCCTGCGCCATTTCCAGGACATCCAGCAGGCCAATGCGGCACTCGAGCACGCCTACGACGAGCTGAAGGAATCGCAGGTGCACCAGGTGCAGACCGAGAAGATGTCGGCCCTGGGGCAGATGGTGGCCGGCATCGCCCACGAGATCAACACGCCGCTGGCCTACCTCAAGGCCACCTTCAACGTGATCCAGGAGCAGCTGCTGCCGCTGGAGCGCGTGGTCAACGACAGCCACGTGCTCGCGCTGTCGCTGCGCGGCAAGCCGGCCGCGGCGGGACTGGAGCAGCAGGTGGCGCTGGTGGACGAAGGCGCCCTGCGGGCCATCCAGGGCGGCATCTTCAACGAGCTGGGCACGCTGACGCAGGACGGCATCCACGGCGTGGACCAGATCTCGGAAATCGTCGTCAACCTGAAGAACTTCAGCCGGCTGGACCGCGAGAAGGTGCTGGGCTTCTCGATCGAGAACGGCCTGGACAGCACGCTGCTGCTGGCGCGCAACCTCATCAAGTACACGGTCACCGTGGTCAAGGACTACGGCCACGTGCCGCGCGTGGTCGGCGCACCCTCGCAGATCAACCAGGTGTTCCTCAACCTCATCACCAACGCGGCGCATGCCATGCCGCAGCGGCCGGTCGAGGAGAACATCATCCGCTTGCGCACGCGACTGCTGGCCGACGAGCACATGGTACAAATCGAAGTGGAAGACAACGGCAAAGGCATTCCACCCGATGACCTGCCCAAAGTCTTCGACCCCTTTTTCACCACCAAGCCCATTGGACAAGGCACCGGCATGGGATTGTCCATTTCCTACAAGATCATCCGGGAGCATGGCGGTCGCATCATGGTGAAATCGACCGTTGGCGTGGGCACCACCTTCTCCGTGTGGCTGCCCATCGAAGCCGGCCAGGACGACACAGCGCCCGCGAGCGCCCAGGGGCCTCGGGCACTGCTCGACTGA
- a CDS encoding nucleotidyltransferase family protein yields the protein MPDPTSSPQAPAMVLAAGRGERMRPLTDHTPKPLLTVRGQPLLQGTLAAMARAGVPQALVNTGWLGEQIGAHFGAPLPPRGMPEALQAHTPRETTSGLPALVFSHEALDFGHALETAGGIARALPWLQAQDARGIFWLAAGDVFAPQFAFEAAAVQRFAASDDLAHLWLVPNPAHNPRGDFVLAPDGRVLADEAPGAAGLPRHTYSTLGLFRCALFLAPWCAIAPGNPQGESAPLAPLLRRAIAAGRVSAELFTGDWTDVGTPERLAALQ from the coding sequence ATGCCTGACCCCACTTCATCGCCGCAGGCGCCGGCCATGGTGCTGGCAGCCGGACGCGGCGAGCGCATGCGCCCGCTCACCGACCACACCCCCAAACCCCTGTTGACCGTCCGCGGCCAGCCCCTGCTGCAGGGCACGCTGGCGGCCATGGCCCGCGCGGGCGTGCCCCAAGCCTTGGTCAACACCGGTTGGCTGGGCGAGCAGATCGGCGCCCATTTCGGCGCCCCCTTGCCGCCGCGCGGCATGCCGGAGGCCCTGCAGGCCCACACGCCCCGCGAGACCACGTCGGGCCTGCCCGCCCTGGTCTTCTCGCACGAAGCGCTGGACTTTGGCCATGCGCTGGAAACCGCCGGCGGCATCGCGCGCGCCCTGCCCTGGCTGCAGGCCCAAGACGCCCGCGGCATCTTCTGGCTGGCCGCTGGCGACGTGTTCGCGCCGCAGTTCGCGTTCGAGGCCGCCGCCGTCCAGCGGTTTGCCGCCAGCGACGACCTGGCGCACCTGTGGCTGGTGCCCAACCCGGCGCACAACCCGCGCGGCGACTTTGTGCTGGCCCCCGACGGCCGCGTGCTGGCCGACGAGGCCCCCGGGGCCGCCGGCCTGCCCCGCCACACCTACAGCACGCTGGGCCTGTTCCGCTGTGCCTTGTTCCTCGCTCCCTGGTGCGCCATCGCACCGGGCAACCCGCAGGGCGAATCGGCACCGCTGGCGCCGCTGCTGCGGCGGGCGATTGCCGCGGGGCGGGTGAGCGCTGAGCTGTTCACAGGCGACTGGACCGATGTCGGCACGCCCGAGCGGCTGGCCGCGCTGCAATGA
- a CDS encoding Spy/CpxP family protein refolding chaperone, whose amino-acid sequence MTRTFVPAWMAAALLALGAATAQAQMPAAGQQAATPAQAASAGAHGHPHQANHRHGDRGPRMDPAQREQHRAQRVAAFKDKLKLSAAQQSAWDRYQAALKPPARPDASRDAFRAEREQFAKMTTPQRIDARQKRHDEMAAHMKARGDATKAFYAQLNAEQQQVFDAETARAFDHRGPRKPHGPGHPGHHPHGEPGQQHPGAPKPPTQPAK is encoded by the coding sequence ATGACCCGCACGTTCGTTCCCGCCTGGATGGCGGCCGCCCTCCTCGCCCTGGGCGCTGCCACGGCCCAGGCCCAGATGCCCGCGGCCGGCCAGCAGGCGGCCACGCCGGCTCAGGCCGCCTCTGCAGGCGCCCATGGCCACCCGCACCAGGCCAACCACCGCCACGGTGACCGCGGCCCGCGCATGGACCCGGCCCAGCGCGAGCAGCACCGTGCCCAGCGCGTGGCCGCGTTCAAGGACAAGCTCAAGCTGAGCGCCGCCCAGCAAAGCGCCTGGGACCGTTACCAGGCCGCGCTGAAGCCGCCGGCCCGCCCGGATGCCAGCCGCGACGCCTTCCGGGCCGAGCGCGAGCAATTCGCCAAGATGACGACGCCGCAGCGCATCGACGCCCGGCAAAAGCGCCACGACGAGATGGCCGCACACATGAAGGCGCGCGGCGACGCGACCAAGGCGTTCTACGCCCAGCTGAACGCCGAGCAGCAACAGGTGTTCGATGCCGAAACCGCGCGCGCATTCGACCACCGAGGCCCCCGCAAGCCGCACGGCCCGGGCCACCCAGGGCATCACCCCCATGGCGAGCCCGGCCAGCAGCACCCTGGCGCGCCCAAGCCCCCAACCCAGCCCGCCAAGTGA
- a CDS encoding DAHL domain-containing protein yields MSQLFQQMRWLYVLIGTVLLLVLLALIWKAQSVNLTENDAIVAQLRDLKQMDAAWNVEVLRARAGLISQEQAGSLAVIEDKEQALLRAMQRYWAGEPGTQGLITGRIDAFSKIMREKIALIEQFKSQNAILRNSSQFLHTATQALGHQAEVSPAPLPAQVAFERQIGQVYAGVMTYLQNADDQRREGILDTLMELEAHAPNSARRSSTPPPPWSRT; encoded by the coding sequence ATGAGTCAGTTGTTCCAGCAGATGCGATGGCTGTACGTCCTGATCGGCACCGTGCTGCTGCTGGTGCTGCTCGCGCTGATCTGGAAGGCGCAATCGGTGAACCTGACGGAGAACGACGCCATCGTGGCCCAGCTGCGCGACCTCAAGCAGATGGACGCGGCGTGGAACGTCGAGGTACTGCGCGCCCGGGCCGGCCTCATCAGCCAGGAACAAGCGGGTTCGCTGGCGGTGATCGAGGACAAGGAGCAGGCTTTGCTCCGGGCCATGCAGCGCTACTGGGCCGGCGAGCCGGGCACCCAGGGCCTCATCACCGGCCGAATCGATGCCTTCTCCAAGATCATGCGCGAGAAGATCGCGCTGATCGAACAGTTCAAGTCGCAGAACGCCATCCTGCGCAACTCCAGCCAGTTCCTGCACACGGCCACGCAGGCGCTCGGGCACCAGGCCGAGGTGTCGCCGGCGCCGCTGCCGGCCCAGGTCGCGTTCGAGCGCCAGATCGGCCAGGTCTACGCCGGGGTCATGACCTACCTGCAGAACGCCGACGACCAGCGCCGCGAGGGCATCCTCGACACCCTGATGGAGCTGGAAGCCCATGCCCCCAACTCGGCGAGAAGGTCATCGACGCCACCGCCGCCGTGGTCGCGCACGTGA